The following proteins are encoded in a genomic region of Haloarcula marina:
- a CDS encoding TetR/AcrR family transcriptional regulator yields MPTDEMDPEARAEVVGAVRRALAAHGYERLTTAKIAAEYAKSEAGLYYYFDSKDEMIAAFLEDAAERVADDFAEADTTAPEAALRGACESLFLSPDDPDAGVHVAVMELLSHAPYNETLRDPLLALESATLDGLERIVADGVDAGAFRPVDPRATAAFLLAAADGSTGFHLALEMDVGGDLQAGWSAYVDSLVADGEH; encoded by the coding sequence ATGCCCACAGACGAGATGGACCCCGAGGCCCGGGCCGAAGTGGTCGGGGCGGTCCGTCGCGCCCTCGCCGCCCACGGCTACGAACGCCTCACGACGGCGAAGATAGCCGCCGAGTACGCGAAGAGCGAGGCGGGCCTGTACTACTACTTCGACAGCAAAGACGAGATGATTGCGGCGTTCCTCGAAGACGCCGCCGAACGGGTCGCCGACGACTTCGCAGAGGCGGACACCACTGCCCCCGAAGCGGCGTTGCGGGGGGCCTGTGAGTCGCTGTTCCTCTCGCCCGACGACCCCGACGCGGGCGTCCACGTCGCCGTGATGGAACTGCTCTCGCACGCGCCGTACAACGAGACCCTTCGCGACCCCTTGCTAGCCCTCGAATCAGCGACGCTGGACGGCCTCGAACGCATCGTCGCCGACGGCGTCGACGCGGGCGCGTTCCGGCCGGTGGACCCGCGGGCGACGGCGGCGTTCCTGCTGGCCGCCGCCGACGGGTCGACCGGATTTCACCTCGCCTTGGAGATGGACGTGGGCGGGGACTTGCAGGCGGGATGGTCGGCGTACGTCGACAGTCTGGTGGCCGATGGGGAGCACTGA
- a CDS encoding DUF2306 domain-containing protein: MTTAESATLWVHIAAGFLALFTGAGAFATTKGGLRHRRLGRTYVYGMAVVSGTALVLFALDPTANRQFLALVAVFSFYFAFSGYRVLSRKRPADAPTAVDWAAVGLYGLASVGLLVMGIAQSLAGNGFAAVMLVFGGLGTVLAVGDVRSFRTENEPRAWLGEHATRMGGGYIATVTAFSAVNFVFLPTVGRWLWPTLVGTPVLVYLQRRYEARSAPA, from the coding sequence ATGACGACGGCCGAATCGGCGACGCTGTGGGTCCACATCGCCGCGGGCTTTCTCGCGCTGTTCACCGGGGCGGGCGCGTTCGCCACGACGAAGGGCGGCCTGCGCCACCGCCGCTTGGGTCGCACCTACGTCTACGGGATGGCCGTCGTCTCGGGGACGGCGCTCGTCCTGTTCGCGCTCGACCCGACGGCGAACCGCCAGTTTCTCGCGCTCGTCGCGGTGTTCAGTTTCTACTTCGCCTTTTCGGGCTATCGCGTCCTCTCGCGGAAGCGACCGGCGGACGCGCCGACGGCCGTCGACTGGGCGGCGGTCGGCCTCTACGGCCTCGCCAGCGTCGGCCTGCTCGTCATGGGTATCGCCCAGTCGCTCGCGGGCAACGGATTCGCCGCCGTGATGCTCGTCTTCGGCGGCCTCGGAACGGTGCTCGCCGTGGGCGACGTGCGCTCGTTCCGCACCGAGAACGAACCGCGGGCGTGGCTGGGCGAACACGCCACGCGGATGGGCGGCGGCTACATCGCCACGGTGACGGCGTTCTCGGCGGTGAACTTCGTCTTTCTCCCGACGGTGGGCCGGTGGCTCTGGCCCACGCTCGTCGGGACGCCGGTGCTGGTGTACCTCCAGCGGCGTTACGAGGCCCGGTCCGCGCCCGCGTAG
- the purL gene encoding phosphoribosylformylglycinamidine synthase subunit PurL has translation MSLSDGDHDIVVDEIGREPTRAEAALFENLWSEHCAYRSSRPLLTAFDSEGDQVVIGPGDDAAVVSLPDYDGEEMYITMGVESHNHPSYVDPFDGAATGVGGIVRDTLSMGAYPIALADSLYFGDFEREHSRYLFEGVVEGISHYGNCIGVPTVAGSVAFHDDYEGNPLVNVSCIGLLDPERTITAEAQQPGNKLVLVGNSTGRDGLGGASFASEDLAEDAETEDRPAVQVGDPYTEKLLIECNEALLDEDLVESARDLGAAGLGGASSELVAKGGLGARIELDRVHEREPNMNAMEYLLAESQERMVYEVTPENVDRVAELAERYDLGCSVIGELTEPGTNYVCTFEGETVVDVDAEFLGDGAPMNDLPAEDPPEQERDLPTVDLAEAFERIVASPNTASKRWVYRQYDHEVQVRTSVLPGDDAALLAIREAGTGLAFSAGADPNWTDAAPYEGARAVALENATNVAAKGALPHAAVDCLNGGNPEKPDVYGGFKGIVDGLADMCSDLDVPVVGGNVSLYNDSVTGPIPPTPTLALVGVKEGYDAPPMELSGEGTLVIVGDSALEGEADPRLGGSEYTAIFGGTDAFPELPADPSALISTIAEVADEDHVLASHDVSHGGLAVALAEMVHEDAGATVDVETVDRGTRKRLLFNERPGRVVFETTDPDAVAEAFDGVAPVTEIGEANGSTHLDISVNDDTLQYDAEDIAGLRSTIDDELA, from the coding sequence ATGAGCCTGTCCGACGGTGACCACGACATCGTGGTCGACGAAATCGGTCGGGAGCCCACCCGGGCGGAGGCCGCTCTCTTCGAGAACCTCTGGAGCGAACACTGTGCGTATCGCTCCTCTCGACCGCTGTTGACGGCGTTCGACTCCGAGGGCGACCAGGTCGTCATCGGCCCCGGCGACGACGCCGCTGTCGTCTCGCTCCCCGACTACGACGGCGAGGAGATGTACATCACGATGGGCGTCGAGTCCCACAACCACCCCTCCTACGTCGACCCGTTCGACGGGGCGGCCACCGGCGTCGGCGGTATCGTCCGCGACACCCTCTCGATGGGCGCCTACCCCATCGCGCTGGCCGACTCGCTGTACTTCGGCGACTTCGAGCGCGAACACTCCCGGTACCTCTTCGAGGGCGTCGTCGAGGGCATCTCCCACTACGGGAACTGCATCGGCGTGCCGACCGTCGCCGGGTCGGTCGCCTTCCACGACGACTACGAGGGGAACCCCCTCGTCAACGTCTCCTGTATCGGCCTGCTGGACCCCGAGCGGACTATCACCGCCGAGGCCCAGCAACCGGGCAACAAACTCGTCCTCGTCGGCAACTCGACGGGTCGGGACGGCCTCGGCGGCGCCTCCTTCGCCAGCGAAGACTTGGCGGAGGACGCCGAGACGGAAGACCGACCGGCCGTACAGGTCGGGGACCCGTACACGGAGAAACTGCTCATCGAGTGCAACGAGGCCCTGCTGGACGAGGACCTCGTCGAATCCGCCCGTGACCTCGGCGCGGCGGGACTCGGCGGGGCCTCCTCCGAACTCGTCGCGAAGGGCGGCCTCGGCGCGCGCATCGAACTGGACCGCGTCCACGAGCGCGAACCGAACATGAACGCCATGGAGTACCTCCTGGCCGAGAGCCAGGAGCGCATGGTGTACGAAGTCACGCCGGAGAACGTCGACCGCGTGGCCGAACTCGCCGAGCGCTACGACCTCGGTTGCTCGGTCATCGGCGAACTCACCGAACCGGGGACGAACTACGTCTGCACGTTCGAGGGCGAGACGGTCGTCGACGTGGACGCGGAGTTCCTCGGGGACGGTGCGCCGATGAACGACCTGCCCGCCGAGGACCCGCCCGAACAGGAGCGCGACCTCCCGACGGTGGACCTCGCGGAGGCGTTCGAGCGCATCGTCGCCAGCCCCAACACCGCCTCGAAACGGTGGGTCTACCGCCAGTACGACCACGAGGTGCAGGTCCGCACGAGCGTCCTGCCGGGCGACGACGCCGCCCTGCTGGCGATTCGTGAGGCCGGGACCGGACTGGCCTTCTCGGCGGGCGCGGACCCCAACTGGACCGACGCCGCCCCCTACGAGGGCGCACGCGCGGTCGCCTTAGAGAACGCCACGAACGTCGCCGCCAAGGGGGCGCTCCCGCACGCCGCCGTCGACTGCCTGAACGGCGGCAACCCCGAGAAGCCCGACGTGTACGGCGGCTTCAAGGGCATCGTCGACGGTCTCGCGGACATGTGTAGCGACCTCGACGTGCCCGTCGTCGGCGGCAACGTCTCGCTGTACAACGACTCGGTGACCGGCCCCATCCCGCCGACGCCGACGCTCGCGCTCGTCGGCGTGAAGGAAGGCTACGACGCGCCGCCGATGGAACTCTCCGGCGAGGGGACCCTCGTCATCGTCGGCGATTCGGCACTCGAAGGCGAGGCCGACCCGCGCCTCGGTGGGTCGGAGTACACCGCCATCTTCGGCGGGACCGACGCCTTCCCCGAACTCCCGGCCGACCCCTCGGCGCTCATCTCGACCATCGCCGAGGTGGCCGACGAGGACCACGTCCTCGCCAGCCACGACGTGAGCCACGGGGGCCTCGCAGTCGCTCTCGCGGAGATGGTCCACGAAGACGCAGGCGCGACGGTCGACGTCGAGACGGTCGACCGCGGGACGCGAAAGCGCCTCCTGTTCAACGAGCGCCCGGGCCGCGTGGTCTTCGAGACGACCGACCCCGACGCCGTGGCCGAAGCCTTCGACGGCGTCGCCCCGGTGACCGAAATCGGCGAGGCCAATGGGTCGACCCACCTCGACATCAGCGTCAACGACGACACGCTCCAGTACGACGCCGAGGACATCGCGGGGTTGCGGTCGACTATCGACGACGAACTGGCCTGA
- a CDS encoding DUF7550 family protein: protein MADDHHEDDRPDYDPANVELPSKEPPLRETAPQSDFTMGQVTQGAVIALVGLALTFGIAFALV, encoded by the coding sequence ATGGCAGACGACCACCACGAGGACGACCGGCCGGACTACGACCCCGCAAACGTCGAACTCCCGAGCAAGGAACCGCCGCTCCGCGAGACGGCCCCGCAGAGCGACTTCACGATGGGACAGGTCACGCAGGGCGCCGTTATCGCCCTCGTCGGACTGGCGCTGACGTTCGGTATCGCGTTCGCGCTCGTCTAA
- a CDS encoding PQQ-binding-like beta-propeller repeat protein yields the protein MEYTRRRLLTTVGGLASVGVAGCLDRVAGTRNDRIAWRRETEGTIGALAFADGTLAVLTMWRALGFDTTGSERWRALLDDPDDTVCLDAGLAVGSDGDGDPLVYVAGCGSTRAFGAPEGTTVWETPDVSTFAPITAADGAVYVPSGSLTALDGADGSVRWTALEDEDGVTAAGVGDETVVVGSDDGMVYALATADGSERWRTDLGDHRTQIPTVADGVAYVATSVPEDDRGQLVALDAADGRERWRVDTGQALADSRPVLAGETVLLGTASGSLHAHRRDGGDQRWRFDADDWLVTQPAVGPDGETAYVGSNDGNCYAVSLDSGERRWSVPVGYSSVPPVVHENRVFVGSHDGVFALSR from the coding sequence ATGGAGTACACGCGACGGCGTCTGTTAACGACGGTCGGCGGCCTCGCGAGCGTCGGCGTCGCGGGGTGTCTGGACCGCGTCGCCGGGACCCGGAACGACCGAATCGCGTGGCGGCGGGAGACCGAGGGCACTATCGGTGCGCTCGCCTTCGCCGACGGGACGCTCGCCGTCCTGACGATGTGGCGCGCGCTGGGGTTCGACACGACCGGGAGCGAACGCTGGCGCGCCCTGCTCGACGACCCCGACGACACGGTCTGTCTCGACGCGGGCCTCGCTGTCGGGTCGGATGGCGACGGTGACCCGCTGGTGTACGTCGCCGGGTGTGGGAGTACGCGCGCGTTCGGTGCACCCGAGGGCACGACCGTCTGGGAGACGCCGGACGTGTCCACGTTCGCGCCGATTACGGCCGCCGACGGCGCGGTGTACGTTCCCAGCGGCAGTCTCACGGCGCTCGACGGCGCGGACGGGTCGGTCCGATGGACGGCGCTGGAGGACGAAGACGGGGTCACGGCGGCTGGCGTCGGCGACGAGACAGTGGTCGTCGGAAGCGACGACGGAATGGTCTACGCGCTGGCTACCGCCGATGGGAGCGAGCGCTGGCGAACCGACCTCGGCGACCATCGGACCCAGATTCCCACCGTCGCCGACGGCGTCGCCTACGTCGCGACGAGCGTTCCCGAGGACGACCGCGGGCAATTGGTGGCGCTGGACGCCGCCGACGGGCGCGAACGCTGGCGGGTCGACACCGGACAGGCGTTGGCCGACAGCAGACCGGTCCTCGCCGGAGAGACTGTCCTCCTCGGGACCGCCAGCGGGTCCTTGCACGCCCATCGCCGAGACGGCGGGGACCAGCGGTGGCGCTTCGACGCCGATGATTGGCTGGTGACCCAACCGGCGGTCGGCCCCGACGGCGAAACGGCCTACGTCGGAAGCAACGACGGCAACTGCTACGCCGTCTCGCTGGACAGCGGCGAGCGTCGGTGGTCGGTCCCCGTCGGATACAGTTCGGTCCCGCCGGTGGTCCACGAGAACCGCGTCTTCGTCGGGAGTCACGACGGCGTGTTCGCGCTCTCGCGGTGA
- the hisF gene encoding imidazole glycerol phosphate synthase subunit HisF, translated as MTLTKRIIPCIDVDVDENGDAAVYTGVNFEDLEYTGDPVEMAKAYNESGADEFVFLDITASAEGRETMLETVSAVADEVFIPLTVGGGIRTREDIKETLRAGADKVSINSGAIENPELIEEGAAAFGSQCIVISLDARRRFDDEGDHYVEVDGESCWFECTVKGGREGTGIDAVTWAIEAEERGAGEIFVNSIDADGTKDGYDIPLMKAVCDAVSTPVIASSGCGSPEDMEEVFVDAGADAGLAASIFHFGEYTIEETKQYLDSKGIPVRL; from the coding sequence ATGACCCTCACGAAACGCATCATCCCCTGCATCGACGTGGACGTCGACGAGAACGGGGACGCCGCCGTCTACACCGGCGTCAACTTCGAGGACTTGGAGTACACGGGCGACCCGGTAGAGATGGCGAAGGCCTACAACGAATCGGGGGCCGACGAGTTCGTCTTTCTGGACATCACCGCCTCCGCGGAGGGCCGCGAGACGATGCTCGAAACCGTCTCCGCAGTGGCCGACGAGGTGTTCATCCCGCTGACCGTCGGCGGCGGCATCCGCACCCGCGAGGACATCAAAGAGACCCTGCGCGCCGGTGCGGACAAAGTGTCCATCAACTCCGGGGCCATCGAGAACCCCGAACTCATCGAAGAGGGCGCGGCCGCCTTCGGTAGCCAGTGCATCGTCATCTCGCTGGACGCCCGCCGCCGTTTCGACGACGAGGGCGACCACTACGTCGAGGTGGACGGCGAGTCCTGCTGGTTCGAGTGTACGGTCAAGGGCGGCCGCGAGGGGACCGGTATCGACGCCGTGACGTGGGCCATAGAGGCCGAGGAGCGCGGCGCTGGCGAGATCTTCGTCAACTCCATCGACGCCGACGGGACCAAGGACGGCTACGACATTCCCCTGATGAAAGCGGTCTGTGACGCCGTCTCGACGCCCGTCATCGCCTCCTCCGGGTGTGGTAGTCCCGAAGACATGGAAGAGGTGTTCGTCGACGCCGGTGCCGACGCCGGTCTCGCGGCCTCCATCTTCCACTTCGGCGAGTACACAATCGAGGAGACCAAGCAGTACCTCGACAGCAAGGGCATCCCCGTCCGGTTGTAG
- a CDS encoding HalOD1 output domain-containing protein, translated as MTTAFGLQNPPSREVVARVADAEGVDPLDLRMPLFEAIDPDALDTVLLAGRDERYSSPVTVEFRYHGYVVTVRSDGRVELS; from the coding sequence ATGACCACTGCATTCGGACTGCAAAATCCGCCCAGTCGGGAGGTCGTGGCTCGCGTCGCCGACGCCGAGGGAGTCGACCCTCTCGACCTTCGGATGCCACTGTTCGAGGCTATCGACCCGGATGCGTTGGACACAGTCCTCTTGGCCGGGCGCGACGAAAGGTATTCGAGTCCGGTCACCGTCGAATTTCGCTACCACGGCTACGTGGTGACGGTTCGCTCGGACGGGCGGGTCGAACTCTCGTAG
- a CDS encoding Lrp/AsnC family transcriptional regulator: MAVSLDDIDRRILRLLQTDGRHNTNAAISDRVGVSPSTVGKRIARLEETGVITGYRSEVDYERAGYPLEMLITCTVGIADRECLVEQALDIDGVVSVRELMTGSENVHVLVVGTSKSDIIRIAHRLDALNFDVTDETLLRSEFFGPVGDGGRWTDSEAGTPE, translated from the coding sequence ATGGCCGTGTCGCTCGACGATATCGACCGGAGAATCCTCCGCCTATTGCAGACCGACGGCCGCCACAACACGAACGCCGCCATCAGCGACCGCGTCGGCGTCTCACCGAGTACCGTCGGCAAGCGAATCGCCCGGCTTGAAGAGACTGGCGTCATCACGGGCTATCGTAGCGAGGTCGACTACGAGCGCGCGGGATACCCGCTCGAAATGTTGATTACGTGTACCGTCGGCATCGCAGACCGCGAGTGCCTCGTCGAGCAGGCGCTCGACATCGACGGTGTGGTCAGCGTTAGAGAACTGATGACCGGGTCGGAAAACGTCCACGTGCTGGTGGTCGGAACGAGCAAATCGGACATCATCCGAATCGCCCACCGACTGGACGCCCTCAACTTCGACGTGACCGACGAAACGCTCCTCCGGTCGGAGTTTTTCGGCCCGGTGGGCGACGGCGGCAGGTGGACGGACAGCGAAGCAGGGACCCCCGAGTAA
- a CDS encoding DNA-directed RNA polymerase subunit L — protein sequence MDLRVIDKSDTELSIEIAGEDHTFMNVIKGALLETEGVTAATYDVNPEQSGGQTDPVLTIKTDPGVDALDALEAGTDRVIEKADDLTEAFEAAA from the coding sequence ATGGACCTTCGCGTCATCGACAAATCCGACACGGAACTCTCTATCGAGATTGCTGGCGAGGACCACACGTTCATGAACGTCATCAAGGGCGCACTGCTGGAGACTGAGGGCGTCACGGCGGCGACGTACGACGTGAACCCCGAGCAGTCCGGCGGCCAGACGGACCCGGTCCTGACCATCAAGACGGACCCGGGCGTCGACGCGCTGGACGCGCTGGAGGCGGGCACGGACCGCGTCATCGAGAAGGCAGACGACCTGACCGAAGCGTTCGAGGCGGCGGCCTAA
- a CDS encoding DUF7410 domain-containing protein yields the protein MSQSQYDYDVPADAPTYECAHCGRPFAREEWLALHRGLDHPAELDDEEVAAFRAAHDDEEDALGTFRLQALGALVLLYFALLMVYALV from the coding sequence ATGAGTCAGTCCCAGTACGACTACGACGTGCCCGCCGACGCACCGACCTACGAGTGCGCCCACTGCGGCCGCCCCTTCGCCCGCGAGGAGTGGCTGGCGCTCCACCGCGGCCTCGACCACCCCGCGGAACTCGACGACGAGGAAGTCGCGGCGTTCCGGGCGGCCCACGACGACGAGGAGGACGCGCTCGGGACCTTCCGGTTGCAGGCGCTCGGGGCCTTGGTTCTGTTGTACTTCGCCCTCCTGATGGTGTACGCGCTCGTCTGA